Proteins from a genomic interval of Hemicordylus capensis ecotype Gifberg chromosome 14, rHemCap1.1.pri, whole genome shotgun sequence:
- the TDRD10 gene encoding tudor domain-containing protein 10 isoform X5, with protein MKEESKVYVGNLPPDIKEEEIARLFKDFGLKSVKKFQGSASKSFAVVDLATPEAVQLAIHQLNGNAVNKRQILVSVWEDRRRPLKSSSMEMPELEPVPFEELGLKHALAPKFRPQTPPPLQPTVQYAVPLEMRSSFLLHMLKDCFQDVAWLNTVPQVHGEVGLLVTDALPQTPYFWAIHLTEEHHQSMLKLFTALAKVESQVPFLAKQDVQRGTRCMAECILGNEGGAWNRCWVLEKFEDQAVVFFVDYGRSATVPLNSLRKLDSNEFWKIHPLAQPFVLQEECFLPQVAIRQVLEGRVAGLSQMEQWISSGGVNVEGGVQSAKEQGMKDAAPRSGRV; from the exons ATGAAAGAAGAATCCAAAGTTTATGTTGGGAATCTACCCCCGGATATCAAGGAG GAGGAAATAGCCCGTTTATTTAAGGATTTTGGCTTGAAGTCAGTCAAGAAGTTCCAGGGGTCTGCTTCTAAAAG CTTTGCAGTTGTAGACTTGGCCACCCCCGAGGCCGTCCAGCTAGCCATCCATCAGCTGAATGGAAACGCAGTGAACAAGAGGCAGATATTGGTGTCCGTTTGGGAGGACAGGAGGAGGCCCTTGAAGAGCAGCAGCATGGAAATGCCA GAGTTGGAACCCGTCCCCTTTGAAGAGCTTGGATTAAAGCATG CTCTTGCCCCGAAATTCAGACCCCAGACCCCGCCACCTTTGCAACCGACGGTCCAGTATGCCGTTCCCCTGGAAATGAG GAGTTCCTTCCTGCTGCATATGCTGAAGGACTGTTTCCAGGACGTGGCCTGGCTGAACACCGTCCCCCAAGTCCACGGAGAAGTGGGGCTCCTGGTGACGGACGCCCTGCCCCAGACACCCTACTTCTGGGCGATCCACCTCACGGAG GAACACCATCAAAGCATGCTGAAGCTCTTCACGGCCTTGGCGAAGGTTGAATCTCAGGTGCCCTTTTTGGCAAAGCAGGACGTCCAGCGGGGAACGCGATGCATGGCAGAGTGCATTCTGGGAAATGAAGGCGGCGCCTGGAACAG gTGCTGGGTTCTGGAAAAGTTTGAGGATCAAGCGGTGGTGTTCTTCGTCGATTATGGCCGCTCTGCCACCGTCCCCCTGAATTCCCTGCGGAAGCTGGACAGTAACGAGTTCTGGAAGATACACCCCTTGGCACAACCTTTCGTGCTTCAGGAAG AGTGTTTCCTGCCTCAAGTCGCGATTCGACAAGTCCTGGAAGGCAGAGTGGCGGGCCTGTCGCAGATGGAG CAATGGATCAGCAGCGGAGGTGTGAATGTGGAGGGAGGTGTGCAGAGTGCTAAAGAACAAGGAATGAAAGATGCAGCCCCCAGGTCTGGGAGGGTATAG
- the UBE2Q1 gene encoding ubiquitin-conjugating enzyme E2 Q1 isoform X2 produces the protein MQRAGPGGAGPGAVLGAGPGRALLRRELRLLESIFHRGHERFRIARACPDELGCEFLPGPGGGGGSGGGGPVRIHGNITESYPAVPPIWSVESDDPNLAAILERLADVKKGNTLLLQHLKRIISDLCKLYNLPQHPDVEMLDQPLPAEQSTQEEVSSEEEDEEMPEDTEDLDHYEMKEEEPVEGKRAEDDGIGKENLAILEKIKKNQRQDYLNGAVSGSVQATDRLMKELRDIYRSASFKGGNYAVELVNDSLYDWSVKLLKVDEDSALHSDLQILKEKEGTDFILLNFTFKDNFPFDPPFVRVVSPVLSGGYVLGGGAICMELLTKQGWSSAYSVESVIMQISATLVKGKARVQFGANKNQYSLVRAQQSYQSLVQIHEKNGWYTPPKEDG, from the exons ATGCAGCGCGCGGGGCCGGGCGGGGCGGGGCCTGGCGCCGTGCTGGGGGCGGGGCCGGGGCGCGCGCTGCTGAGGCGGGAGCTACGGCTCCTCGAGTCCATCTTCCACCGCGGCCACGAGCGCTTCCGCATCGCCCGCGCCTGCCCGGACGAGCTGGGCTGCGAGTTCCTGCCCGGCCCgggcggaggcggcggcagcggcggaggGGGGCCCGTCCGTATCCATGGCAACATCACG GAGTCCTATCCAGCCGTTCCCCCTATCTGGTCCGTGGAATCGGACGATCCCAACCTGGCGGCGATCCTGGAGCGGCTCGCGGATGTGAAGAAAGGCAACACACTG CTTTTGCAGCACCTGAAGCGGATCATTTCAGACCTCTGCAAACTCTACAACCTTCCGCAGCACCCGGACGTGGAGATGCTGGACCAGCCCCTGCCCGCCGAGCAG AGCACACAGGAAGAAGTGTCTTCTGAGGAAGAAGATGAGGAGATGCCAGAG GACACCGAGGACCTCGATCACTACGAGATGAAGGAGGAAGAGCCGGTGGAAGGCAAGAGGGCCGAGGACGACGGCATCGGCAAAGAGAACTTGGCTATCCTTGAGAAAATCAAAAAGAACCAGAGGCAAGATTACTTAAAT GGGGCAGTGTCTGGGTCCGTGCAGGCCACCGACCGGCTAATGAAGGAGCTCAGGGATATTTACCGATCAGCAAGTTTCAAGGGTG GAAACTATGCAGTTGAACTAGTGAATGATAGCCTGTACGACTGGAGTGTCAAACTCCTGAA ggtGGACGAGGACAGCGCCTTGCATAGTGACCTGCAGATCctcaaggagaaggaggggacCGATTTCATCCTCCTCAATTTCACCTTTAAG gatAACTTCCCCTTTGACCCGCCCTTCGTAAGGGTCGTGTCGCCCGTGCTCTCGGGAGG GTATGTCCTGGGTGGAGGAGCCATCTGCATGGAGCTTCTAACAAAGCAG GGCTGGAGCAGTGCCTACTCGGTGGAGTCCGTGATCATGCAGATCAGCGCCACGCTGGTGAAAGGCAAAGCCCGGGTGCAGTTTGGCGCCAACAAA AACCAGTACAGCCTGGTGAGAGCGCAGCAGTCGTACCAATCCCTGGTCCAGATCCACGAGAAGAATG GTTGGTACACGCCCCCGAAAGAAGACGGCTAG
- the UBE2Q1 gene encoding ubiquitin-conjugating enzyme E2 Q1 isoform X1, producing the protein MQRAGPGGAGPGAVLGAGPGRALLRRELRLLESIFHRGHERFRIARACPDELGCEFLPGPGGGGGSGGGGPVRIHGNITESYPAVPPIWSVESDDPNLAAILERLADVKKGNTLLLQHLKRIISDLCKLYNLPQHPDVEMLDQPLPAEQSTQEEVSSEEEDEEMPEDTEDLDHYEMKEEEPVEGKRAEDDGIGKENLAILEKIKKNQRRDVTTRFLLNPSQGAVSGSVQATDRLMKELRDIYRSASFKGGNYAVELVNDSLYDWSVKLLKVDEDSALHSDLQILKEKEGTDFILLNFTFKDNFPFDPPFVRVVSPVLSGGYVLGGGAICMELLTKQGWSSAYSVESVIMQISATLVKGKARVQFGANKNQYSLVRAQQSYQSLVQIHEKNGWYTPPKEDG; encoded by the exons ATGCAGCGCGCGGGGCCGGGCGGGGCGGGGCCTGGCGCCGTGCTGGGGGCGGGGCCGGGGCGCGCGCTGCTGAGGCGGGAGCTACGGCTCCTCGAGTCCATCTTCCACCGCGGCCACGAGCGCTTCCGCATCGCCCGCGCCTGCCCGGACGAGCTGGGCTGCGAGTTCCTGCCCGGCCCgggcggaggcggcggcagcggcggaggGGGGCCCGTCCGTATCCATGGCAACATCACG GAGTCCTATCCAGCCGTTCCCCCTATCTGGTCCGTGGAATCGGACGATCCCAACCTGGCGGCGATCCTGGAGCGGCTCGCGGATGTGAAGAAAGGCAACACACTG CTTTTGCAGCACCTGAAGCGGATCATTTCAGACCTCTGCAAACTCTACAACCTTCCGCAGCACCCGGACGTGGAGATGCTGGACCAGCCCCTGCCCGCCGAGCAG AGCACACAGGAAGAAGTGTCTTCTGAGGAAGAAGATGAGGAGATGCCAGAG GACACCGAGGACCTCGATCACTACGAGATGAAGGAGGAAGAGCCGGTGGAAGGCAAGAGGGCCGAGGACGACGGCATCGGCAAAGAGAACTTGGCTATCCTTGAGAAAATCAAAAAGAACCAGAG GCGGGATGTAACCACGAGATTCCTCCTCAATCCCTCCCAGGGGGCAGTGTCTGGGTCCGTGCAGGCCACCGACCGGCTAATGAAGGAGCTCAGGGATATTTACCGATCAGCAAGTTTCAAGGGTG GAAACTATGCAGTTGAACTAGTGAATGATAGCCTGTACGACTGGAGTGTCAAACTCCTGAA ggtGGACGAGGACAGCGCCTTGCATAGTGACCTGCAGATCctcaaggagaaggaggggacCGATTTCATCCTCCTCAATTTCACCTTTAAG gatAACTTCCCCTTTGACCCGCCCTTCGTAAGGGTCGTGTCGCCCGTGCTCTCGGGAGG GTATGTCCTGGGTGGAGGAGCCATCTGCATGGAGCTTCTAACAAAGCAG GGCTGGAGCAGTGCCTACTCGGTGGAGTCCGTGATCATGCAGATCAGCGCCACGCTGGTGAAAGGCAAAGCCCGGGTGCAGTTTGGCGCCAACAAA AACCAGTACAGCCTGGTGAGAGCGCAGCAGTCGTACCAATCCCTGGTCCAGATCCACGAGAAGAATG GTTGGTACACGCCCCCGAAAGAAGACGGCTAG
- the TDRD10 gene encoding tudor domain-containing protein 10 isoform X2 has protein sequence MSRHTTEWSNSKTRKKLVKANPPRHPGPFMKEESKVYVGNLPPDIKEEEIARLFKDFGLKSVKKFQGSASKSFAVVDLATPEAVQLAIHQLNGNAVNKRQILVSVWEDRRRPLKSSSMEMPELEPVPFEELGLKHALAPKFRPQTPPPLQPTVQYAVPLEMRSSFLLHMLKDCFQDVAWLNTVPQVHGEVGLLVTDALPQTPYFWAIHLTEEHHQSMLKLFTALAKVESQVPFLAKQDVQRGTRCMAECILGNEGGAWNRCWVLEKFEDQAVVFFVDYGRSATVPLNSLRKLDSNEFWKIHPLAQPFVLQEECFLPQVAIRQVLEGRVAGLSQMEQWISSGGVNVEGGVQSAKEQGMKDAAPRSGRV, from the exons GGCCATTCATGAAAGAAGAATCCAAAGTTTATGTTGGGAATCTACCCCCGGATATCAAGGAG GAGGAAATAGCCCGTTTATTTAAGGATTTTGGCTTGAAGTCAGTCAAGAAGTTCCAGGGGTCTGCTTCTAAAAG CTTTGCAGTTGTAGACTTGGCCACCCCCGAGGCCGTCCAGCTAGCCATCCATCAGCTGAATGGAAACGCAGTGAACAAGAGGCAGATATTGGTGTCCGTTTGGGAGGACAGGAGGAGGCCCTTGAAGAGCAGCAGCATGGAAATGCCA GAGTTGGAACCCGTCCCCTTTGAAGAGCTTGGATTAAAGCATG CTCTTGCCCCGAAATTCAGACCCCAGACCCCGCCACCTTTGCAACCGACGGTCCAGTATGCCGTTCCCCTGGAAATGAG GAGTTCCTTCCTGCTGCATATGCTGAAGGACTGTTTCCAGGACGTGGCCTGGCTGAACACCGTCCCCCAAGTCCACGGAGAAGTGGGGCTCCTGGTGACGGACGCCCTGCCCCAGACACCCTACTTCTGGGCGATCCACCTCACGGAG GAACACCATCAAAGCATGCTGAAGCTCTTCACGGCCTTGGCGAAGGTTGAATCTCAGGTGCCCTTTTTGGCAAAGCAGGACGTCCAGCGGGGAACGCGATGCATGGCAGAGTGCATTCTGGGAAATGAAGGCGGCGCCTGGAACAG gTGCTGGGTTCTGGAAAAGTTTGAGGATCAAGCGGTGGTGTTCTTCGTCGATTATGGCCGCTCTGCCACCGTCCCCCTGAATTCCCTGCGGAAGCTGGACAGTAACGAGTTCTGGAAGATACACCCCTTGGCACAACCTTTCGTGCTTCAGGAAG AGTGTTTCCTGCCTCAAGTCGCGATTCGACAAGTCCTGGAAGGCAGAGTGGCGGGCCTGTCGCAGATGGAG CAATGGATCAGCAGCGGAGGTGTGAATGTGGAGGGAGGTGTGCAGAGTGCTAAAGAACAAGGAATGAAAGATGCAGCCCCCAGGTCTGGGAGGGTATAG